The proteins below are encoded in one region of Syngnathus acus chromosome 2, fSynAcu1.2, whole genome shotgun sequence:
- the c2h7orf57 gene encoding uncharacterized protein C7orf57 homolog produces the protein MSAVVPNHRRTKPGGIKPGAAATGVTGPTSQIPGLSQTADESTAVERVSGRRVGIVESDSDYVKLAKQGGHKGLLSHDNDNDEDDKPKVAYNPNNWFSGDDSNSSSNATSPNGQAKGGKQPLLAPFGTDNSSTWERDPDIVTHDKDKMSPDGTAAQLEGLSVSNKYKRTSHVKQMPPVSMTKLLSHGYVEDKKKSPNDDDASSVTSEQTSTVATEDVDDLD, from the exons ATGAGTGCTGTTGTACCCAACCATCGAAGGACTAAGCCAGGag GCATCAAGCCTGGAGCGGCAGCCACTGGTGTGACCGGACCGACGTCTCAGATTCCCGGTCTGTCCCAGACTGCTGACGAAAGCACAGCAGTGGAGAGGGTCAGCGGCCGGCGAGTTGGAATCGTCGAGTCCGACTCGGACTACGTCAAGCTGGCTAAGCAAGGCGGACATAAAG GCCTGTTGAGCCATGACAACGACAACGATGAGGATGACAAGCCCAAGGTAGCCTACAATCCCAACAACTGGTTTTCAGGTGATGACTCCAACAG cagcagcaatgcAACATCTCCCAACGGCCAGGCCAAGGGCGGCAAGCAGCCGTTGCTTGCACCGTTTGGCACTGATAACAGTTCAACCTGGGAAAGAGACCCCGATATAGTTACTCATGATAAAGATAAG ATGTCTCCTGATGGTACCGCAGCTCAGCTGGAGGGGCTGTCTGTGAGCAACAAGTACAAGAGAAC GTCTCACGTTAAGCAAATGCCCCCGGTCAGCATGACCAAGCTGCTGAGTCACGGCTACGTGGAGGACAAAAAGAAGTCTCCCAATGATGACGATGCCTCAA GCGTGACCTCGGAGCAAACTAGCACCGTTGCAACGGAGGATGTGGATGACCTTGATTAG